One Pyrus communis chromosome 13, drPyrComm1.1, whole genome shotgun sequence genomic window carries:
- the LOC137711970 gene encoding mitochondrial fission 1 protein A-like: protein MQIESRPFFIFDVLTKMEQLFDKFFDSVANLFSGGGGDEIPWCDGDVIHGCEKEVAEANKGDSDEHKSESIMRLSWALVHSRQPEDVQRGIAMLEASLANGSSPLHQREKLYLLAVGYFRTGEYSTCRHLVEQCLEIAPEWRQALTLKKTVKDKIAKDGFVGIGITVSAVGLIAAGIVSALVRR from the exons ATGCAAATTGAGAGTCGACCATTTTTCATCTTTGACGTTCTCACAAAAATGGAACAGTTGTTCGACAAGTTCTTCGACTCCGTCGCTAACCTTTTCAGCGGTGGCGGTGGCGATGAGATCCCCTGGTGCGATGGCGACGTCATCCAC GGGTGTGAGAAAGAAGTAGCAGAGGCCAACAAGGGTGACTCGGATGAACACAAGAGCGAAAGCATTATGCGGTTGTCATGGGCGCTTGTTCACTCAAGGCAACCGGAAGATGTGCAGCGTGGAATTGCAATGCTTGAAG CTTCATTGGCCAACGGTAGCTCCCCTTTGCATCAAAGAGAGAAGCTTTACCTTCTGGCTGTTGGATACTTCAGAACCGGGGAATATTCAACTTGTCGGCATCTAGTGGAGCAATGCTTAGAG ATTGCCCCTGAATGGAGACAGGCTCTGACCCTTAAGAAGACCGTCAAGGATAAAATAGCTAAAG ATGGCTTTGTTGGAATCGGCATTACTGTTAGTGCTGTTGGGCTTATAGCAGCTGGGATTGTTTCCGCATTGGTTCGCAGGTGA